In Heteronotia binoei isolate CCM8104 ecotype False Entrance Well chromosome 21, APGP_CSIRO_Hbin_v1, whole genome shotgun sequence, the DNA window agCCGTTCAGTCCAGCTGtagagagagaagggcaaggggGGAGcatcagagagagaggggggagaccCCCATAGCCCCCCCTTCTTAGTCCGcccatccctcccctccacccccccccccacaagcacccacCTTGAGGAAGCCGATGTCCTTGGCATACTGGCGGAAGCACTGGCGACACATGTTGAGGCCGTACTTGCGGATCAGGCCGTGGCGGTTGGAGCACACTCGGCTGcacggaggggggagagaggaaggagagagaggctgCACGTCAGTCAGGGGCgccaagggggggaggagaggcctcaggtggCAGGGGGTGTCCCTCTGTCa includes these proteins:
- the LOC132588919 gene encoding small ribosomal subunit protein uS14-like — protein: MGHQQLYWSHPRKFGQGSRSCRVCSNRHGLIRKYGLNMCRQCFRQYAKDIGFLKVGACGGGAGLNGS